In one Alphaproteobacteria bacterium SS10 genomic region, the following are encoded:
- a CDS encoding 2-isopropylmalate synthase produces MTDTASTIKAASEDNRVVVFDTTLRDGEQSPGCSMNLEEKLRVASQLEGMGVDIIEAGFPAASNGDFEAVQAIARQAKTSRIAGLSRASRRDIERAGEAVKPAPLSRIHTFISTSPLHMEHKLRMTPDQVLERVQESVTLARNLVDDVEWSAEDGTRTEHDFLCRCVETAIRCGATTINIPDTVGYTVPEEFSAMIKMLFDRVPNIDKAILSVHCHNDLGLAVANSLAGLQAGARQVECTINGIGERAGNAALEEIVMAIRTRSELFDLHTGVDSTQIMRASRLISTITGFSVQPNKAIVGDNAFAHESGIHQDGMLKHAGTYEIMTPESVGLTESNLVLGKHSGRHAFREKLSELGYDLGDNALNDAFQRFKDLADRKKDVFDEDLIALVDDEIGHDNDRIKFKSVRIQAGSEGPQTARMTLIIDGEEQAQEVEGNGPVDACFKAIRELFPHEAKLERYEVKAVTGGTDAQAEVVVKLEENGKSVLGSGADIDTLVASCRAYVHALNKLLVKRERKAPDALTA; encoded by the coding sequence ATGACCGATACCGCTTCTACAATCAAAGCCGCCTCTGAAGACAACCGCGTTGTGGTCTTCGACACCACGCTTCGCGATGGTGAGCAATCACCTGGCTGCTCCATGAACCTGGAGGAAAAGCTCCGCGTTGCGTCACAGCTTGAGGGCATGGGCGTTGATATTATTGAGGCTGGGTTCCCAGCCGCTTCAAACGGTGATTTTGAAGCGGTGCAAGCGATTGCGCGTCAGGCAAAGACCTCACGAATTGCCGGTCTGTCCCGGGCAAGCCGCCGGGATATTGAGCGTGCAGGCGAGGCGGTAAAACCCGCCCCGCTAAGCCGTATTCACACCTTCATCTCAACCTCGCCCCTGCATATGGAGCATAAGCTTCGTATGACGCCGGATCAGGTGCTCGAGCGCGTGCAGGAGAGTGTGACTCTGGCCCGCAATCTGGTTGATGATGTGGAGTGGTCGGCAGAGGACGGCACCCGGACAGAGCATGACTTCCTGTGCCGTTGCGTTGAGACGGCGATCCGCTGCGGTGCCACCACGATCAATATTCCCGACACCGTTGGCTACACAGTGCCGGAAGAATTCTCGGCGATGATCAAGATGCTGTTCGACCGCGTCCCGAACATCGATAAGGCGATCCTGTCGGTTCATTGCCACAACGATCTGGGCTTGGCTGTCGCGAATTCTCTCGCTGGTCTGCAGGCCGGTGCGCGTCAAGTTGAGTGTACGATCAATGGCATTGGTGAGCGTGCCGGTAATGCTGCTTTGGAAGAGATCGTTATGGCGATCCGCACCCGGTCTGAGCTGTTCGATCTGCACACCGGTGTGGACTCAACCCAGATCATGCGGGCATCGCGCCTGATCTCCACGATCACTGGCTTCTCGGTGCAACCGAACAAGGCCATCGTTGGCGACAACGCCTTCGCCCATGAGAGTGGTATTCACCAAGACGGCATGCTGAAGCACGCTGGCACCTATGAGATCATGACCCCGGAATCCGTTGGCTTGACCGAGAGCAATCTGGTTCTGGGTAAGCATTCCGGTCGCCATGCGTTCCGAGAGAAGTTGAGCGAGCTCGGCTATGATTTGGGCGATAATGCGCTGAACGATGCCTTCCAACGCTTTAAGGATCTAGCTGACCGGAAGAAGGACGTCTTCGATGAGGATCTGATCGCTCTCGTTGATGATGAGATCGGCCATGACAATGACCGGATCAAGTTCAAGTCGGTCCGCATTCAGGCGGGTAGCGAGGGCCCACAAACCGCCCGCATGACCCTGATCATCGATGGTGAGGAGCAGGCGCAAGAGGTTGAGGGCAATGGGCCGGTCGATGCCTGCTTTAAGGCAATCCGCGAACTCTTCCCCCATGAGGCCAAGCTTGAGCGGTATGAGGTGAAGGCCGTGACCGGCGGCACCGACGCGCAAGCCGAGGTGGTGGTGAAGCTTGAAGAGAACGGGAAATCCGTCCTCGGCTCCGGTGCCGATATCGATACGCTGGTCGCCAGCTGCCGCGCCTATGTTCACGCGCTGAACAAGTTGCTGGTGAAGCGCGAGCGTAAGGCACCTGACGCCCTTACCGCGTAG
- a CDS encoding rod shape-determining protein, which yields MFAKLLGFLSADMAIDLGTANTLVYVKGRGIVLNEPSVVAIANQRGKSQVLAVGNEAKQMLGRTPGNIQAIRPLRDGVIADFDIAEEMIKHFIKKVHNRASFASPEIIICVPSGSTKVEQRAIRESAEAGGARMVHLIEEPMAASIGAGLPVTEPTGSMVVDIGGGTTEVAVISLGGIVYARSVRVGGDKLDEAIIAYIRRNHNLLVGEASAERIKKEIGSACPPDDGEGRMMEIKGRDLMNGVPKEIMISERQIAESLAEPVAAIVEAVKVALEHTAPELAADIVDKGIVLTGGGALLGNLDYVLRQATGLSVTVADDPLTCVALGTGKALEEMKVLRNVLVSDG from the coding sequence ATGTTTGCAAAGCTGCTCGGTTTTCTCTCGGCCGATATGGCCATCGATCTCGGTACCGCCAACACGCTGGTCTACGTCAAAGGCCGCGGTATTGTTCTGAACGAACCCTCGGTGGTGGCAATCGCCAACCAGCGCGGTAAGAGCCAGGTTCTGGCCGTCGGTAATGAGGCCAAGCAGATGCTGGGCCGGACGCCCGGTAACATCCAGGCCATTCGCCCGCTACGCGATGGTGTGATCGCCGATTTCGATATCGCGGAAGAGATGATCAAGCACTTCATCAAAAAGGTGCACAACCGGGCCAGCTTCGCGAGCCCTGAGATCATCATTTGTGTGCCATCTGGTTCCACGAAGGTGGAACAGCGCGCGATCCGTGAGAGTGCGGAGGCAGGCGGCGCTCGGATGGTTCATTTGATTGAAGAGCCAATGGCAGCCTCTATCGGTGCTGGCCTGCCGGTGACTGAGCCGACCGGTTCCATGGTCGTCGATATCGGCGGTGGCACGACCGAGGTCGCGGTCATCTCCCTCGGTGGCATTGTCTATGCCCGCTCTGTCCGCGTTGGTGGCGACAAGCTTGATGAGGCGATTATCGCCTATATCCGCCGCAACCATAACCTGCTGGTCGGTGAGGCGTCTGCCGAGCGGATCAAAAAGGAAATCGGCTCTGCTTGCCCACCGGATGATGGTGAGGGCCGGATGATGGAGATCAAAGGCCGCGACCTAATGAACGGCGTGCCGAAAGAAATCATGATCAGCGAAAGGCAGATTGCCGAAAGCCTGGCCGAGCCTGTTGCCGCGATTGTCGAGGCAGTGAAAGTAGCCCTTGAGCACACGGCCCCCGAACTGGCTGCCGACATCGTTGATAAGGGCATTGTGCTGACCGGTGGCGGTGCCTTGCTGGGTAATCTCGATTACGTGCTGCGGCAGGCGACGGGCCTGTCCGTAACGGTTGCCGACGATCCGCTAACCTGTGTTGCACTCGGCACCGGTAAGGCGTTGGAAGAGATGAAGGTTCTGCGCAACGTCCTCGTCTCTGACGGCTAA